DNA sequence from the Urocitellus parryii isolate mUroPar1 chromosome 12, mUroPar1.hap1, whole genome shotgun sequence genome:
TCAACAGTAGGTACAAAGTTGTCAACGAGTAAAGCTGTTGGACTAGGGTCAGTATTCACTTCTGAGAGTAGCAGGACTTCTACCCTTCCTTCATACCCATATCCTTTCAACACTAACTTCTGGGATGCCATTATTTTCCCATTCAAAAAAGCTATAATTTTAATGATTCCTACCTTTTAGCTCAGGGCTCACACTTCCAAAAACTGAGTATCAGGATTATTTGTTCAATCTCTGCAGATTTATTGTTGAGTAAACTTATCTTTATATAATACAGAACAATTAAAGCTAACCAGTGCAACAAATAAGCCTGCCAATTACACAGCTTTATGCCAACCATATAATGCTCAGTTGTCAAAATTCCAAAACAAagaacccaaataaacttccaATATACTAGTGATCACTCAGACCACCAAATAAATTTGAGGCAGATCAGTATTCCCAAATTGCATTATCATCCAATGACTTTGTAGAAAAGCCTTAAGAAAACAGACAAGGACAGATTCCTGTGCCACCagcactttttccttttttacaccAAGGTTAGAAAATACCTGGTAAAAGTTTGTCCAGAAAACTCTCAAAAATAACCATTGTCCCATTATACTTAATATAGTTAAAGTCTGAATAAGAACCTACTGGCTGTAACATTCTAAGGTCTACCATATACTACCAAAAAAACTTAAGCTACATGAAATGTTGCTACTAAATACGTGGGATTTACAAAACTGCTGAAGTCTCATTAACATTGCTGATTGACATCATTAATTACTTTGCACCagcttggcaaaataatgttGATTGTTGGGAATTGTGAAACCTAGCTTAGACATAATAGGTCTTTGAACAAAATAAGGCGATCCATTTGAAGGAATACAGAAGAGTATCTAGGCTGGAAAATTTTGCAAAGCTGGTTTACATTTTATTCCAAATCCAGACAATTTCtcatacatgcattttttttttttttggtataaaatcAGTTAACTAATGTTTGAAAACAAAGAACACTGAATAGAAACCATCCCACCCAATTGCCTGGAAACATCAATAAGCTAAAACAGCCTCCAGAAATCAGTTTCTCCTTACATCTTATATCACATTTACTCAAAAAGCTTTGCTTAGTTCCTGTCATGCTCATTTATAGGTCAATCAGTGGTCCCTCTAGATTGACAGATTGAGATCATTAGTTTGATGTCTCTTAACACCAACTTCAATAAGTTAAATTGAGGGATCTGTCATGATAAACTCATACTATTACAGGGGACTCAAGATCATCTTACCCAGATACAAGggtaaaatagaatttttcaaaGTCCCTTAAGATGCTGACAAAGTGTTATGTATAGAACAGTTAATGATGTTCAAGACTTTTAACACCATTAAACTTTGAATGTAACTCTGTATGAATATTTAATAGTTATCAAGTTTGACTCCTGATGGTTACCAAATTGAGAAGTGTTAATATTGAACACGAATCAAAAAtctatttagaaacattttatttaaatgtgccAAATAAAAACCCATGTTCAGACCATAAGATGTTAATACATTCAACAAAAACTTATATTATCTTACTGCTGTGAATTTACAGAGTATTAATCCAGATCCATTTTGATTAGATGGTTGAAATATCCTTCCTAGGTTACATTTTACAGACATCACAAATCCCTTATaataatgtaaacaaaataaCTTTTCCCTAAAGGGTGAACTTGAAAACTTCAGTCCATTCTTTCAGGACTTGCACTTCTGCGTGGACTTCCTGATGGGGAACGactaaaaagaaacacattaGGTTTGGGAATCAATTAGTGTCTACTGAATTATACTTTTTCTAATGTACAGTCAGGGAAAATACTTCAATAAATCCTAGGGTACAATGTATTCCTACTAAAGCAAAGATCTAAActtacattaaatttatatactTATCCTCCCCACCCATTAGTATTAGGCTTTTTTAATAACCTTGCCAAAATTCCAAGGTTACATTAAATAGAACAACCATTTGTAGTTCTCTGGCTCCTTAAGGACCAAGAGACAAAATAATTTAGTTGCTAGATTTCAACCATTTACAGTTTTCCTCACTTCATTTCTACCTATTGTCCACAGGTAGaatgtagggaaaaaaatcaagctgcTTAGCATGAAATTTCTACAACTAAGGATTCATAggacttaaaagtaaaaaaacaaaggaaaagcaatCATCTCAGAAACATAATACCTAATCTATATAGCACCAATTCTCCAAAGAGCTCAAAGATTGCTAATTAGACAAAGCAGACAAATTCTGCAGAGGCCACACTTGATTGGTTAAGACTTCGCAACAAAAGATTATTTAGCTTACCTTCTTTTTGGAGATGGAGATCTGGACTTTGATCGGCTGTCAAAACACGAGAAACTCTATTAAGAAAAAGTACTAACCAATCCCTTCCTTTTTAACCacaataccacaaaacaaacccCCACACTGTCCTGAGCTTAAAAAATGTcagactataatttttttttaattaaagtgaaCTGCTGTATTGTCACAATTCATCTTTTCCACATACTATCTTAAAAAACACTTATTTCAGGATGCTTCTCCAATGCCCCTAACAGTTCTAGCAAAGGCCTCTCAACCCCAACAAATCACAAATTTCTAGCACTTCACATTCCCTCCTCTAAGAAGCCTGCAATAGGCCATGTATAAATGAAGTTCTCATTTGGCTTAAAAAGGTTTTGTATTTCCACTTAGGAGTTGACATTCAAATTTTTCAACAATGAAAAACACTTTGAACTCTTTGGATATTGGTGCCATATAACTGGAAGAGCATTTGATCACACTTGTACCTTACCTGCTTCTTGGTCGTGAAAGAGACCTAGATCTAGATCTTGATCTTGACCGGGatctttaataaaagaaaaatgaaaatacgtTAGTCCATAGGCATTCCTTTTTTGAGCACTGAATTAGATAGGTTAGGAACAAAGGACCTAAAACTGATCAAAATGCAAAATCTTGCCTTGTGTCAATCTAAAGTTGGACAAACGAGTAAGGCTTTTTTCTTAAATCATAAGCAAGTTACACCAACTACACTGGGCTGATATATGCATCTCAAATATCGAGATCCTGCAATAAATTAGATAAACTATCTAGAGATTAATAgtccatttttttcaaatagacCACAGGATTtgtaatttctacttttaaaggGTTTATTCTATTCAACAGCAAGTAACTGAGTGGCATTCTGAACAACTGCTTCATCATCTATAGTGTTAACATTTTCTAGAGTTGTATAAGTTCCATCTTTTAAGACTTGCTTACTAAGGAAATATATGGTTCCCAACTTGATTTTTCACTTCTCTTAAATGTGTTAAAACTGTCAGCTTCAGACTTGTCATCCTCCAGCCTTAGATTcataagtcactggaattacaggaatgaaTCACTATGCCTAGTCCACTATGGCCTCTTAACAAGCCTTAAAATCTTTACTTGTAAAACTAATGTCCACgttagaaatcataaaaattcaacttttaaatCTCAAACATTCTGAAGCAATTCATTTGAATTTTGTCCTTAAGACACTCCACCACTGTGCTGCTGTGGTCAAGATGTGACAATCCAACTacaaataaggaggaaaaaagtgTTACATACTGGAAATACCTCGATCCTTTTATAGAACCAGACCTAGATCTTCTGAGTGAAGCTGATCTTGATCTACGAAGAGATACAGATCTTGATCGTCGAGGAGATGCTGATCTTgacctaaaaattaaaagaaactaaagtCCATCTCAAAAAAGCCTCCGCCCCCCCTGTGAAGACGAATTACTGAAGATTTCTCACCTCCGTCCCCTGCTCCTGCTACGTGAGCGAGAGTACCTCCTTCCTCTGGATCGAGAATGTGATCTAGATCGTGACCTATTTTTCAagttagaaaaatacaaaatattagaCGATAACTCGTTTTTAGTGTTTTTGTGCCTCTGCTGAAATCAAATCtcaaaactatttaaatttagtGTCTCATTTGGAAATAAACTCTGGGCctagttgttggtttttttttttttttactacctaAAAAAAGACTGTTAAAAGCTGAATTACAACTTAGAATTACATAATATAAAACACTGtaatgtgtatttaaaataaaccttGCAAGTTTGCAGGTCGACCCTCTTTGGCCCATGGTCTAGTAGGTCTAGTAGATCTAGACGATCTAGAAGTATCTATAGCCGATCGCTGCATCTAGATGTTTTCTTCAATCTAACGACGATCAAACTGACAGCCAAAAGAGCCAGGTGAGGCTTGATTGACGCAAGAAGATTTTTCTAGTTGGGAATGTGGTCAATCTGGTGTTCCTCTTTCTAAAGCGGAGGGGGGCCCCAATTGTAAGCCAAATTTACTGTTACGGCGATCACCGTCTCAAATTTTCTGCCCTTTAAAGAATAAGGTGAAGCTAGGTGTAGATGACTCGAGGGGATCTGGCCTCTTATGCTGATCACCTCAAGGTCTAGGAGGATCTTAATTGTCGGATTTGCAAGGCGCCTCAGCATGATATCATAAGGCTCGTGACATTCTGAATCAAGGCGACTGACTCAAACGAAGAAACCTGAAAGGTTTTGACCAGGttgattattaatatattaacatttttaattaaacaaaaattgtaaaatacacCTGTACAATTAACATTCAAGTTTATAGAAAAACACTAGTTTCTGCCTTGCTAATAAAAGAATTACTTTGATTAATTAACTAGAATACCAACCATTCCTTTATTAACTAAATACCTGCTTCTTCTTCGACGGCTATAGCGATGACAATCATAAGCATAATGTCCCTTTTCGCCACACTCATAACATCTATCATTGGGATCAAAGGGACGTCTGGCAGGTGGTCTATCAAAACGAGATCTCCGGGGCATGCCTGTTGATAGTTCAACCCTCACTCGGGAACCACAAATCACCCTGTTAAAAGTAACAAaattctaaagttaaaaaaaagtgacaCCCCCCCaaatactagggatttaacccaggaaccCGCATaacctaggcaagcactctaccacccagTTACATCccaaaccttttaattttttgaataatcAGGTCTCACTAAAATTGCCAAGGCCAATTTGGAActggggatcctcctgtctcagcctttcaagtagatgggattacaaaTTAACCCCCAATTTATAACTCTCTTTAACCACTCCTTCCCCTCACAGGCTTTGGCTCTTTACTAGTTCTTCAACTCCACCCTTACTACCCTCTTTACCCCTATTAAGTCTGAAGTTCTCAATTCTACAAacattattcaaatattatttcaaaattaccaTAAATGGTGTATTTGTTGCTTGTTTTTATAATAGATGTTCCACATTTGAGATGATAGGGCAAAACAGATTTAATCCTCATTGTCTTGAATAAATATCAAGATCAGGTATTTAAGGTAGGTCTCCAGACTGTAGAACACAAAACTTAGCACACAAGATCTCTAACctacaaaacattttaataagtgTTTCATAACGAACATCTCACTTACTTCCCATCCAGTCCTCGCACAGCATCTTCTGCATCTCTAGGATCTTCAAATTCCACAAAGGCAAATCCTGGGGGATTTCTTGCAATCCATACTGTTCTTAAGGGACCATAATAACTGAAAGCCCTTTCTAACTCTCCTTTGCCAGCACCAGTTCCCAGGTTACCAACGTATACCTTggtttctgtttaaaaaaaaaaaaatgcaacataaCAACGTACATTAGCAAAGTTTGGCTCAATGTGACTGAATTCTCTGCCTAAACAGGACATCCTTAAGACACTGTTTTGAGACAGACTCTGGCTACTTTGCCTAATCAGGTCTCCCAACTCCCGGGCTCAAGCAATCTTCCCGCCTCATTCCTTCCCAGGTAGCCAAGACTAGACACCATCGCACCCGACTTGTACAAAACATATCTAATGCTTTTTCTAGGGTCGAATTTAGTCTTAAAATCACTGAAGTCCATAAACACCCAAGAAGCTAGACTTATAACAAAGTTTTCAGTattataataaggaaaaaaacctCCAAAACAGCAAAGATGCGAAGTAAGATACCCTGATTGGGGCGGGCccggcccggccccgccccccgaGTCCCGGCAGCCGCGGGCGCGTTAGGAGCGCGCGGGCCCGAGGCAGCGGCGTCGGGCGGGCCTCTAGAGTAGGGCTGCGCCCGCTCTCGTCCTCACAACAACCGGCCTAGGCGCTGGCTTGCCCAAGTCTCCAACTCCCTGCCCCAGTGTCATAAACAGCTCTCCAAAAagccgcccccccccaaaaaaaaaaaaccaccgtTGGTTGCAAATACCATCCCTCAACTCAACAATTGTTGGACAAGAATGCGCAGCTTGTAGCTGCCAGTTCCATTCAGTCCCAAATCCATCCCTCACTTTACCACAGCAACCAGATCTGTCGGCTCGAGTGGCGGGAAAGCGCTAAGGAAATGCGCCACCACGGTCGTCAATGTGCGCAAAATGGCAGCCGCCGCcgagggggggagggggcggaCGGGCAGCTCCAAGAAGGGCAAAGGGAAAATCGTGACCCCGGACCCGACTTCAGGCCCGCGTGGTCGACAAAAATGCCCAAGAACTGGGGACCGGGCTCAGACACCCACCCTCTTATTTCCCATTTCCATTCAACACCCCGCCCCCGCTGCCTCCGGCTTCGTTTGGCGTGCGCAGAAGCCGCCATTACGCACGCGGAATAACCGTCTCCCAACCGCCGCACCAACCCCACGGCCTCATAATATTCACTATATGCACAGCACTCTTCTTTACTAGGCCCTAAGCTCTTACCTCCTCCATACCGCCCGTAGCGCGACATGTTGACCGGCCCGCGTGCTCTGCTCTTTAGCTCGCAGCGCCCGGGGCTCGAGTAGTACGGAagctgccacacacacacacacactcgccaACGGTCCCGGCGGCACTACGAAGAAGAGCCCGGCTTCGCGCTTATATATGCGGCGGCTGGGAGTTTTGCGCATGCGTCATCTCAACGTTCTGCGCGGCACAAAGGAGCTGGGCGGAAACAGCCGACAAGCGGCGCGGAGGGAACTGAAGAGGCCAAGGCGCTGGTCACGGGCGGAGGGATACGTTTCCATGGGAACATCACGATTCCCGCCTGTAAACCTGTAGTCTTCCCCGCGGCTTGCCgctccatcccctcccttcccctccccctttctctgaACCCCCgggctcttccttcccttccccctacCCTTTACCCCCTACCCCTTTTCATTTTCCAGTCTAGGAATCCTCAGCGATAGTAATCTTTAGCACAGGTGCTTTAGACCCGCCTATAGGCTGTACACTTTAACCGCTGAGGTTGCAGTTATCGCCGCCTTTCTTTTGGGGAGCCTGACCTAGTCTGCTACTCAGAGATCTTTGGGGCTCATCAGAGGTAATCGAGAGAGTGCCCAGGGTGAGAACTCCGCGAACCCCGCCATTCTTCGTAATGGTCTTTGCACCATAGGCCTCAAAAGGGGTGATGCCCCCCAGAGACTTTGGGTGATAATTCCCCTGCTCTACACCGACCCTCCACCCCTTTAGAACAAGTCACCAATTTAATCTTCCACGTGGTTGGTCGGAGTTTTTGGATTCTGGGGGACAAAGAATAGAATTGTGGGAGTTCTTCCTAGTTATGTTGAAATTGTGATAAAATCCTAAATCCTTAAAGCATTTTGGCTAGTGGCCATTAGGAAATTATTTGCATCTGAAGtacaaatttatttgttctttctttctagtgCTTTCTGCTTTGTATTGTAGTAACACATCTCATCCACTAATACTCAGATCCTGGGTCTTGGGACGTTTAGTTTAGGTCATCAGTGAGTATCTCACCTCAGCAGGGATAGCAACTTTGCTTGATACACTACCACTCAACATCCATCAAATAAATGAACACCTTTTCATTACATTAGAAATTGCTTAAAATCCAGTTTTGATTTTATGCAATGAATTTGCCAGACACCAACTCCAAAAATACAGAATTAAGTTACTTTTGTCACCCCTGCCCCCAACCATAGATGTTAAATCTGGAATGCATGAGATTTGGAAATGTTACACATAAAAGTGGAAATATTTAGGTATTTgtagttttatctttttcatctGTTGTAACTTCACTtggtgtgtgtaggtgtgtgatGCAGAGTACAAGGAAAGGAGGCCTACTTGGTGAATAAAGTATGGATTCTCTCCAGGTAATgctataaatttatatgtatatagttcttcaaatttatcaaat
Encoded proteins:
- the Srsf7 gene encoding serine/arginine-rich splicing factor 7 isoform X3 — its product is MSRYGRYGGETKVYVGNLGTGAGKGELERAFSYYGPLRTVWIARNPPGFAFVEFEDPRDAEDAVRGLDGKVICGSRVRVELSTGMPRRSRFDRPPARRPFDPNDRCYECGEKGHYAYDCHRYSRRRRSRSRSRSHSRSRGRRYSRSRSRSRGRRSRSASPRRSRSVSLRRSRSASLRRSRSGSIKGSRYFQSRSRSRSRSRSLSRPRSSRSPSGSPRRSASPERMD
- the Srsf7 gene encoding serine/arginine-rich splicing factor 7 isoform X4 — its product is MSRYGRYGGETKVYVGNLGTGAGKGELERAFSYYGPLRTVWIARNPPGFAFVEFEDPRDAEDAVRGLDGKVICGSRVRVELSTGMPRRSRFDRPPARRPFDPNDRCYECGEKGHYAYDCHRYSRRRRSRSRSRSHSRSRGRRYSRSRSRSRGRRSRSASPRRSRSVSLRRSRSASLRRSRSGSIKGSRSRSRSRSRSRSLSRPRSSRSPSGSPRRSASPERMD
- the Srsf7 gene encoding serine/arginine-rich splicing factor 7 isoform X2: MSRYGRYGGETKVYVGNLGTGAGKGELERAFSYYGPLRTVWIARNPPGFAFVEFEDPRDAEDAVRGLDGKVICGSRVRVELSTGMPRRSRFDRPPARRPFDPNDRCYECGEKGHYAYDCHRYSRRRRSRSRSRSHSRSRGRRYSRSRSRSRGRRSRSASPRRSRSVSLRRSRSASLRRSRSGSIKGSRSRSRSRSRSRSLSRPRSSRSKSRSPSPKRSRSPSGSPRRSASPERMD
- the Srsf7 gene encoding serine/arginine-rich splicing factor 7 isoform X1; protein product: MSRYGRYGGETKVYVGNLGTGAGKGELERAFSYYGPLRTVWIARNPPGFAFVEFEDPRDAEDAVRGLDGKVICGSRVRVELSTGMPRRSRFDRPPARRPFDPNDRCYECGEKGHYAYDCHRYSRRRRSRSRSRSHSRSRGRRYSRSRSRSRGRRSRSASPRRSRSVSLRRSRSASLRRSRSGSIKGSRYFQSRSRSRSRSRSLSRPRSSRSKSRSPSPKRSRSPSGSPRRSASPERMD